A single region of the Thermoanaerobacterium aotearoense genome encodes:
- a CDS encoding glycoside hydrolase family 1 protein, whose product MAKEYKFPEGFWWGSATSATQIEGAASEDGKGMNVWDYWYKQVPNRFFNGVGPEVTSDFYHRYKEDIKLMKEIGHNSFRFSISWSRLIPGGVGEVNKKAVDFYNNVINELLENGIMPIATLFHFDMPIEMQHIGGFESRQVLENYKNYAKTCFELFGDRVKRWITFNEPIVPAEGGYLYNFHYPDIVDFKKAIQVCFNTVLASAMAINEFKKSNIKDGKIGIVLNLTPSYPRSNHPADLKAAEIADLLFNRSFLDPCVKGEYPEKLVELLKSYNHLPVYTEDDLELIKNNTVDYLGVNYYQPRRVKAKENMPNPYGVFTPDWFFDEYVMPGRRMNPYRGWEIYEKGIYDILINVRDNYGNIESYISENGMGVEGEERFIKDGVIQDDYRIDFIKGHLIWLHKAIEEGCNVKGYHLWSFMDNWSFINAYKNRYGLVSVDISTQKRTIKKSGYWYKELAKNNGFSE is encoded by the coding sequence ATGGCAAAAGAGTATAAATTTCCAGAAGGTTTTTGGTGGGGTTCTGCCACATCTGCAACACAGATAGAAGGTGCTGCAAGCGAAGACGGGAAAGGAATGAATGTATGGGATTATTGGTACAAGCAAGTACCAAACCGCTTTTTTAATGGAGTAGGACCTGAAGTGACATCTGATTTTTACCATAGATATAAAGAAGACATAAAATTGATGAAAGAAATAGGACACAATTCGTTTAGATTTTCTATATCATGGTCAAGACTGATTCCGGGTGGAGTAGGTGAAGTAAACAAAAAAGCTGTAGATTTCTATAATAATGTCATAAATGAGCTTTTAGAAAATGGTATTATGCCTATAGCTACTTTGTTTCACTTCGATATGCCTATTGAAATGCAGCACATAGGAGGATTTGAAAGCCGTCAAGTCTTGGAGAATTACAAAAACTATGCTAAGACATGCTTTGAGCTTTTTGGAGATAGGGTAAAAAGATGGATTACTTTCAATGAACCTATAGTTCCAGCAGAGGGAGGATACCTTTATAACTTTCATTATCCTGATATCGTGGATTTTAAGAAAGCTATACAGGTATGTTTCAATACAGTTTTGGCAAGCGCAATGGCAATAAACGAGTTCAAAAAATCAAACATAAAAGATGGAAAAATCGGGATTGTATTAAACCTTACTCCATCATATCCTCGTAGCAATCATCCTGCAGATCTTAAGGCGGCAGAAATAGCTGATCTTCTTTTCAATAGAAGCTTTTTAGATCCATGTGTCAAAGGAGAGTATCCTGAGAAACTTGTAGAGCTTTTAAAGAGTTACAATCATTTACCGGTGTATACTGAGGATGATCTTGAACTCATAAAGAATAATACGGTTGACTATCTTGGAGTAAATTACTATCAGCCAAGAAGGGTTAAAGCAAAGGAAAACATGCCAAATCCTTATGGAGTATTTACGCCTGATTGGTTTTTTGATGAGTATGTAATGCCAGGAAGAAGGATGAATCCGTACAGAGGATGGGAGATATATGAAAAAGGAATATATGACATCTTGATAAATGTAAGGGACAACTATGGAAACATTGAATCGTATATTTCAGAAAACGGCATGGGCGTGGAAGGAGAAGAACGCTTCATAAAAGACGGTGTAATCCAGGATGATTATAGAATAGATTTTATCAAAGGTCATTTAATATGGCTTCATAAGGCGATTGAAGAAGGATGCAATGTAAAAGGCTATCACCTTTGGTCTTTCATGGACAACTGGTCATTTATAAACGCTTATAAAAATCGCTATGGGCTCGTATCAGTCGACATATCAACACAAAAGAGGACTATCAAGAAAAGTGGATATTGGTATAAAGAATTAGCAAAAAACAATGGGTTTAGCGAATGA